The genomic region GGACGGACCGTTCACCTCCTTCAACGGCATCGTCGAGGATGTGGACGAGGCGCGCGGGCGTCTCAAGGTGTCGGTGTCCATCTTCGGGCGGGCGACCCCGGTGGAGCTGGAGTTCCACCAGGTCGAGAAGGTGTAGCAGGGATCGTTGCGAAATCCGGCCATGGACGTGACCTGCGGGAGGTGACGTCTCAAAGGCCGTGTTGTCGGCGGCGCCAGGGTGGATCCGCGGGATCCGGCGCGCCGGACGGAAAAAGCGCGGGAGGCTCGCCACGGCCACGTACCGCGCCCCATTCCCGCGAGAGCCTCGGCCTGCATGACGCCGGTCTGCGCCGGGGCGCGACAGACAAGGAACGGGTGAGAGATGGCAAAGAAGATCGTCGGATACATCAAGCTGCAGGTGCCGGCCGGCGCCGCCAATCCGTCGCCGCCGATCGGTCCGGCGCTGGGCCAGCGCGGCGTCAACATCATGGAGTTCTGCAAGGCGTTCAACGCCGCGACCGAGAAGATGGAGCGCGGCGTGCCGCTGCCGACCATCATCACGGTCTATGCGGACCGCTCCTTCAGCTTCGTGGTGAAGACGCCGCCCGTCAGCTATCTGCTGAAGAAGGCCGCGGGCATCGAGAAGGGTTCGCAGGAGCCCGGCAAGAACATCGTCGCCCGCGTGACGAAGGACCAGATCCGCGAGATCGCCGAGATCAAGCTCAAGGACCTCAACACCCGGGATATCGAGGCCGCCATGCGTTCGATCGCGGGCTCGGCGCGTTCCATGGGCATCGAAGTGGAGGGCATGTGAGATGGCGCGGCTGAGCAAGCGCATGAAGGCGGTCCGCGAGAAGGTCGACCGCACGCGGGTCTACGACCTCATGGAGGCGATCCGGATCCTCAGGGAGGTCAAGGGCACGAAGTTCGACGAAACCGTCGAGGTGGCGATCAATCTGGGCGTGGATCCCCGCCATGCCGACCAGATGGTGCGCGGCACCGTGACCCTGCCGCACGGGCTGGGCAAGGAGATGAGGGTGGCCGTCTTCGCCCGCGGGCCCAAGGCCGAGGAGGCGAAGAAGGCGGGGGCCGACCGGGTCGGCGACGAGGATCTCGCCCAGGAGCTGCAGTCGGGCGAGATTCCCTACGACCGGATCATCGCCACCCCCGACATGATGGCGATCGTCGGCAAGCTGGGCCGCATCCTGGGCCCGCGCGGCCTGATGCCGAACCCGAAGCTGGGCACGGTCACCATGGACGTCGCCAAGGCCGTCCAGGAGGCCAAGGCCGGGCAGGTGCAGTTCCGCGTCGACAAGACGGGAATCGTGCATGCCGGCGTCGGCAAGCTGAGCTTCGAGGACGAGAAGATCGCGGACAACGTCCGCGCCTTCGTGGATGCGGTGATCCGCGCCAAGCCGCCGGGGGCGAAGGGCCAGTACGTGAAGAAGATCACGCTGAGCTCGACGATGGGCCCCGGGCTGCAGGTCGATCTCGGCAGCATCCAGCAGAAGCTCGCGGCCTGAGCCCGGCCGGCTGGACGCGGCGTGGGATGACGGAGGCGTGAGAGAGGAAGGAACGGGCTTTCGCGGCAGTGCGGGCGGGGCGGACCGGATGCGTCCGCCGCGCATCGCGCCGGCCGCGGAGGAGGGCGGCAAGTGAAGGCGGGATATCCCTTCTTCACGT from Rhodothalassiaceae bacterium harbors:
- the rplA gene encoding 50S ribosomal protein L1 — its product is MARLSKRMKAVREKVDRTRVYDLMEAIRILREVKGTKFDETVEVAINLGVDPRHADQMVRGTVTLPHGLGKEMRVAVFARGPKAEEAKKAGADRVGDEDLAQELQSGEIPYDRIIATPDMMAIVGKLGRILGPRGLMPNPKLGTVTMDVAKAVQEAKAGQVQFRVDKTGIVHAGVGKLSFEDEKIADNVRAFVDAVIRAKPPGAKGQYVKKITLSSTMGPGLQVDLGSIQQKLAA
- the rplK gene encoding 50S ribosomal protein L11 — its product is MAKKIVGYIKLQVPAGAANPSPPIGPALGQRGVNIMEFCKAFNAATEKMERGVPLPTIITVYADRSFSFVVKTPPVSYLLKKAAGIEKGSQEPGKNIVARVTKDQIREIAEIKLKDLNTRDIEAAMRSIAGSARSMGIEVEGM